One Dethiosulfovibrio faecalis genomic region harbors:
- a CDS encoding type II secretion system protein has product MKMSDNVKAKRARKARGFTLVELLIVIIIIGILAGGMLLVAGSGTDKANATKIVSDLRSLKSAALMYYADNNAWPAEGDVKDVLGKYMDRELVAGDYEYKVVSFDMVGYKGDLVTNEEGVREKLTSMATETGLYNINGTPYNDNNDGVYMRVR; this is encoded by the coding sequence ATGAAGATGAGCGATAACGTAAAGGCAAAGAGAGCGAGAAAGGCAAGAGGGTTTACTCTGGTCGAGCTGCTGATAGTCATAATAATCATCGGCATACTGGCCGGAGGAATGCTTCTGGTTGCCGGAAGCGGAACCGACAAGGCCAACGCCACCAAGATAGTCAGCGACCTTAGGAGCCTAAAGTCCGCAGCGCTTATGTACTACGCCGACAACAACGCGTGGCCTGCTGAAGGTGACGTTAAGGACGTGTTGGGAAAGTACATGGACAGAGAGCTTGTTGCAGGAGACTATGAGTATAAAGTAGTGTCCTTCGACATGGTAGGGTATAAGGGGGATTTGGTTACTAATGAAGAAGGCGTGAGAGAGAAATTGACGTCCATGGCAACTGAAACTGGTCTTTACAACATAAATGGGACACCATACAACGACAATAACGACGGTGTCTACATGAGGGTTCGCTAG
- a CDS encoding type IV pilus modification PilV family protein, giving the protein MSRGAFSLVETLIAMLILAVALVGLAVVPIATTRLMVHGAERERATSVAMTRLEEVEGVRLDSSSIPAWVVVTSDDRGYLWNRTVHSSASSDLWTVTVEVEWSGLMGSGSLSVSRDYGPFSVRGGSL; this is encoded by the coding sequence ATGTCCCGCGGCGCCTTCTCTCTCGTAGAAACCCTGATAGCCATGCTAATACTGGCGGTCGCCCTGGTCGGTCTGGCGGTAGTTCCGATAGCCACCACCAGGTTGATGGTCCATGGCGCGGAGAGGGAGAGGGCTACGTCGGTTGCCATGACCAGGCTTGAGGAGGTGGAGGGGGTCCGTCTGGACTCCTCCTCCATCCCCGCCTGGGTCGTGGTGACCAGCGACGACAGAGGCTACCTGTGGAATCGAACGGTCCATAGCTCCGCCAGTTCGGACCTCTGGACTGTTACAGTCGAGGTCGAGTGGTCGGGGCTAATGGGAAGCGGATCTCTGTCGGTCTCCCGGGATTACGGACCTTTTTCCGTCAGAGGAGGTTCCCTATGA
- a CDS encoding PilW family protein encodes MIRVYEKGTKKKRAFTLLEVLIALLITSLVAGSAVSLLYTYLRNYEQSSEYTTALEKGQMVLAYLESAVLSAGLGLPSDPGGYSHCVESDSLLKSWGAPVSIVDEGKRIRLVYAVPLDVVTSAMTDFSPGGSTSVSLTGNVGGMTLEQAYLSKSSGQRWVSFLSVEAPFVTDSNGNPLDLVFRGKSPATSAQHDPLIMIRTMEAYASGGVFYVNDNNVSSQPVVKGVLKVFFEELPGNVLKVSVLTRGDVREDSPVPQENLPWPDAGDMPTADDYRYRLSMTTSFWRVRNR; translated from the coding sequence ATGATCCGTGTCTACGAAAAGGGGACGAAAAAAAAGAGGGCCTTCACCTTGCTGGAGGTCTTGATTGCGTTGTTGATAACCTCGCTCGTGGCCGGATCAGCAGTATCCCTCCTTTACACTTATTTGAGAAATTACGAGCAGTCCTCGGAGTACACGACCGCCCTTGAAAAGGGGCAGATGGTCCTGGCCTATCTGGAGTCCGCGGTCTTATCCGCCGGGCTGGGATTGCCATCCGATCCTGGCGGCTATTCTCACTGCGTCGAAAGCGATTCTCTTTTGAAATCCTGGGGCGCTCCTGTCTCCATAGTTGACGAAGGGAAAAGAATTCGGTTGGTTTATGCCGTCCCCCTGGACGTCGTGACCTCTGCGATGACCGACTTCTCCCCCGGAGGTTCGACCTCGGTTTCTCTTACCGGTAACGTCGGTGGGATGACCTTGGAACAGGCATATCTCTCCAAGTCCTCAGGGCAGAGATGGGTATCATTTTTGTCCGTAGAGGCCCCCTTTGTAACAGATTCAAACGGCAACCCTCTGGATCTGGTTTTCAGAGGAAAATCTCCGGCGACGTCCGCCCAGCATGACCCTCTTATCATGATTAGGACCATGGAAGCCTACGCCTCCGGCGGGGTCTTCTACGTAAATGACAATAACGTGTCATCTCAGCCGGTGGTAAAGGGGGTCCTGAAGGTGTTCTTCGAAGAGCTTCCCGGAAATGTGCTAAAGGTCAGCGTGTTGACCAGAGGGGATGTCAGGGAAGACAGCCCCGTACCTCAGGAAAACCTGCCGTGGCCTGATGCCGGCGATATGCCCACCGCGGACGACTATCGCTATCGGTTGAGTATGACGACCTCTTTTTGGCGGGTGAGAAACAGATGA
- a CDS encoding PilC/PilY family type IV pilus protein has product MKGTAAFKYFIASFLSSLFLSPFVAAASDLPSVFKPVPEEYSTPVPPNVLLLIDTSGSMLFDLEGDTTHGDGSKPFSDQYYYGRDTDPGNNDPDDGSLSYYPPVTYLSDEEVSDLRYDTLLGLMGRKGNRYLHPNDSRMYILKKVLWSIFTDPSMVEGLKIGLCTYHQRERYGVPGSGYVSYEFPSYWGGWYWERQRLSWQPTGESKALMRLGLDVIGPFFYAPSNFYGGVPDGKLGTSHWYDLLALIDGVETSENDELRAVGGTPLERSILSRGNNPKNCAYAFIQSEIEYPCQDNWLIVLTDGEDSDPRAKPEDAVEKLYRANLDDPDWPNPYGKKARPVRTFVIGLVDFQSDTLDAMADEGRAWEVDESIKKTAYYATDTDSLLEAFRTIFRLIQNGRSSSVPPDVQTNLSEEGDIVYAASFLPRTDGAWPGYLYKKRLTSPDGYETIWDGSEGLPRWDRRNIYHAPWYDFSGESLSGSNLKRFPTGGTEASSVAYQAGVSDSDSANFVRWVRGGSWNHNSDRVSPMVDLYRGDILLMEGPPGTRSDPDFSSFVYENRSRDVVLFSQGNGGILQFFDDETGREFLGIIPPNLLCRSRLAGLVDNPVEPEMGSSRYLLAGPIVVEDVKIETPYGVTGERYRTILLGSLGYGGSGLYALDVTDPVKPRFIWARDSLVYSDNGFIPEDNGLVWSYSQKGSHLTSGDNAVPSLRRVIGKPFIGWIDDGWERKWLALFGAGAGSTVRSSDGAISFQHVDDQGGRAIYALDVSDGSVFKTISDDRMGQVIADVAVSKGDGRPDYLRISRSYVGDTEGQLWRLNWEGNDPYSWSLDMIGDLADGEDRPPLVHGVDLSLKNGRRWIFAATGDPYDLVPRGSDRPGSNCLVGFKEPDSESGKIAREDLKVLVFNDDLLDEDDREPGWIIPLERGEFSTTPPLIYRGKFFGSTYIASQGNPCEPGIAKLYMLKAFDGAGAFSGKSRSLSLPGIKITGMEVKNGKVVMGVLNPGGKEEDEFDLPEGLGAKMDSDGAVLSIEVPDDEEGGSNGDVMRSGYWRRLW; this is encoded by the coding sequence ATGAAAGGTACCGCAGCCTTTAAATATTTTATCGCGTCTTTTCTGTCCTCTTTGTTCCTCTCCCCCTTCGTCGCTGCCGCCTCAGACCTTCCCAGCGTATTCAAGCCCGTTCCGGAGGAATATTCCACCCCCGTCCCTCCAAACGTCCTTCTGCTCATCGATACGAGCGGCTCAATGCTGTTCGATCTTGAGGGGGATACCACTCACGGTGACGGAAGCAAGCCCTTTAGCGATCAATATTATTACGGAAGGGACACCGACCCCGGCAACAACGATCCCGACGACGGTTCTCTATCGTATTATCCTCCCGTAACCTATCTGTCCGACGAAGAGGTGTCCGATCTTCGATATGATACTCTTCTTGGCCTCATGGGACGAAAGGGGAATCGCTACCTGCACCCCAACGACAGCAGGATGTACATATTGAAGAAGGTCCTCTGGTCCATCTTCACAGACCCCTCCATGGTGGAGGGCTTGAAGATAGGTTTATGTACCTATCATCAAAGAGAGAGATATGGCGTTCCGGGAAGCGGATATGTCTCCTATGAGTTCCCCTCTTACTGGGGGGGGTGGTACTGGGAAAGACAGAGGCTCTCCTGGCAACCCACAGGCGAAAGCAAGGCGCTTATGAGATTGGGGCTGGACGTAATAGGTCCTTTTTTCTATGCTCCGTCGAACTTTTACGGCGGCGTGCCGGACGGTAAGCTGGGGACAAGCCACTGGTACGACCTTCTGGCCCTGATAGACGGAGTGGAGACCTCCGAAAACGACGAGTTGAGAGCCGTCGGTGGCACTCCCTTAGAGAGATCCATCCTTTCCAGAGGCAATAATCCCAAAAATTGCGCCTATGCCTTCATTCAGTCGGAGATAGAGTACCCCTGTCAGGACAACTGGTTGATAGTCCTCACCGACGGAGAGGACTCCGATCCCAGAGCCAAACCGGAGGACGCTGTCGAAAAACTCTACCGGGCCAACCTAGACGATCCCGACTGGCCTAACCCGTATGGAAAAAAAGCTCGGCCGGTCAGGACCTTTGTGATAGGTTTAGTCGATTTTCAGTCTGATACACTCGACGCGATGGCTGACGAGGGACGGGCTTGGGAGGTGGACGAGAGCATAAAGAAGACCGCCTATTACGCTACAGATACGGACTCCCTCCTGGAGGCGTTTCGAACTATCTTCAGGTTGATACAGAATGGCAGATCGTCCTCGGTTCCTCCCGACGTTCAGACGAACTTGTCCGAGGAGGGCGATATCGTCTATGCGGCCTCTTTCCTCCCTAGAACCGACGGTGCATGGCCGGGCTATCTCTACAAGAAAAGACTGACGTCTCCCGACGGATATGAGACTATTTGGGATGGATCGGAAGGGCTGCCTCGGTGGGACAGGCGGAATATATATCATGCTCCTTGGTACGATTTTTCCGGTGAGTCCCTTTCCGGCAGCAATCTAAAGAGGTTTCCTACGGGAGGGACGGAGGCTTCCTCCGTGGCCTACCAAGCCGGCGTGAGCGATTCCGATTCGGCTAATTTCGTCCGTTGGGTTCGAGGTGGAAGTTGGAATCATAACTCCGACAGGGTCTCTCCTATGGTGGATCTCTACAGGGGGGATATCTTGCTGATGGAAGGTCCTCCCGGGACCAGGTCCGACCCCGATTTTAGCTCTTTCGTCTATGAAAACCGCTCCAGAGACGTGGTGCTCTTTTCTCAGGGGAACGGCGGGATTTTGCAGTTTTTTGACGACGAGACAGGCAGGGAGTTTCTGGGGATTATCCCTCCCAATCTTCTTTGCCGTTCCCGTCTTGCCGGATTAGTGGACAACCCGGTAGAACCCGAGATGGGAAGTTCCAGGTATCTTCTGGCCGGTCCCATAGTGGTGGAGGACGTTAAGATAGAGACTCCCTACGGGGTTACCGGAGAGAGATACAGAACTATCTTGCTGGGGTCCCTCGGCTACGGCGGTTCCGGCCTTTACGCTTTGGACGTCACCGATCCCGTCAAGCCCCGTTTCATATGGGCCAGAGATAGCTTGGTCTACTCGGACAACGGTTTTATCCCTGAAGATAACGGGCTGGTGTGGAGTTACTCTCAGAAAGGATCCCACCTTACTTCCGGGGATAACGCAGTCCCATCCCTCAGGAGGGTGATAGGAAAGCCTTTTATCGGATGGATAGACGACGGCTGGGAGAGAAAATGGCTCGCCCTGTTCGGAGCCGGAGCGGGCAGCACTGTAAGATCCTCGGATGGAGCTATCTCCTTTCAACACGTCGACGATCAGGGGGGAAGGGCCATATACGCTTTGGACGTCTCCGACGGATCGGTGTTTAAAACCATCTCAGACGACAGAATGGGGCAGGTCATCGCCGATGTGGCCGTCAGCAAGGGGGATGGAAGGCCCGACTATCTCAGAATATCCCGTTCCTACGTCGGTGATACCGAAGGACAGCTGTGGCGCCTCAATTGGGAGGGGAACGATCCCTACAGCTGGAGTCTAGACATGATAGGGGACCTGGCGGATGGAGAGGATCGGCCTCCTCTGGTGCACGGGGTGGACCTCTCCTTGAAGAACGGACGGAGATGGATCTTTGCCGCTACGGGAGATCCTTACGATCTTGTCCCTAGAGGGTCCGATCGCCCTGGCTCGAATTGTCTGGTAGGCTTTAAGGAGCCGGACTCGGAATCCGGAAAGATAGCCAGGGAAGACCTCAAGGTTTTGGTCTTTAACGACGACCTTCTTGACGAGGACGATAGAGAGCCGGGATGGATTATACCCTTGGAGAGAGGGGAGTTCTCAACGACCCCGCCTTTGATCTACAGGGGAAAGTTTTTTGGAAGCACCTACATAGCTTCTCAGGGGAATCCCTGCGAGCCGGGGATCGCTAAGCTTTACATGTTGAAAGCTTTTGACGGAGCTGGGGCCTTTTCGGGAAAGTCCAGGAGTCTATCTTTGCCTGGCATTAAGATAACCGGAATGGAGGTCAAGAACGGAAAGGTCGTGATGGGAGTCCTTAATCCCGGCGGTAAGGAAGAAGATGAATTTGATCTTCCCGAGGGGCTGGGTGCTAAAATGGATTCAGACGGAGCTGTCCTCTCCATAGAGGTTCCCGATGATGAAGAGGGGGGCTCGAATGGGGACGTTATGCGTTCCGGATACTGGAGGAGGTTATGGTGA
- the pilM gene encoding type IV pilus biogenesis protein PilM has product MALWNRKKTKNGFAGLAIMTNGIYYLEILRSNSMLTVNHYEFVSYGHGAVKQDSLVDQDEVERAIKELSDRIGGFSFDVSLGVPSRDVMIKNVDFPDMDTEMAKDVLHWEFDKNFPFDASEALYDSDVIELPDGGKQDRVHLVVAAVRKSKMQGFLEKLVESGVPLSSVEPNNVAAFRAISKGMSSSEQGYMVLIIAAESIQVMVGFRESSLLFRSVPFPADSMMSLDELSNRVVSEIQATGNYVRTLFRGIQLDTVLFAGDMSVREQIVKRLEDEFDFSVKSVDPWLKWGISDSPEETGDSDVVVGLAVRDLP; this is encoded by the coding sequence ATGGCTTTATGGAATAGAAAAAAGACCAAAAACGGCTTTGCCGGCTTAGCCATAATGACCAACGGGATATATTACCTTGAAATCCTTCGATCCAATTCGATGCTGACGGTCAACCATTATGAGTTCGTCAGTTACGGCCACGGAGCGGTGAAGCAGGATTCCTTGGTGGATCAGGATGAGGTTGAGAGGGCCATTAAGGAGCTGTCGGATAGAATAGGCGGTTTTAGCTTTGACGTATCTCTTGGAGTTCCCTCCAGAGACGTCATGATAAAGAACGTCGATTTTCCCGATATGGATACGGAGATGGCCAAAGATGTCCTCCATTGGGAGTTCGACAAAAACTTCCCCTTCGACGCCTCGGAGGCCCTTTATGATTCGGACGTCATAGAATTGCCCGACGGGGGAAAACAGGATCGCGTTCACCTGGTGGTGGCCGCCGTAAGGAAGAGCAAGATGCAGGGATTTCTTGAGAAGCTGGTCGAGTCGGGGGTCCCCTTATCATCGGTGGAACCAAACAACGTAGCCGCTTTCAGGGCGATAAGCAAGGGGATGTCCTCTTCCGAACAGGGATACATGGTTCTGATAATAGCTGCGGAGTCTATTCAGGTCATGGTAGGCTTTAGGGAAAGCAGCCTTCTATTCCGTTCCGTGCCATTCCCCGCCGATTCGATGATGTCTCTCGATGAGCTGTCCAACCGGGTGGTCAGCGAGATTCAGGCCACAGGCAACTACGTTCGTACCCTTTTTAGGGGTATTCAATTGGATACCGTGCTTTTTGCCGGAGATATGTCCGTGAGGGAACAGATCGTCAAAAGGCTGGAGGACGAGTTTGATTTTTCGGTAAAGAGCGTCGATCCTTGGTTGAAATGGGGCATATCCGATTCGCCCGAGGAAACCGGCGATTCCGATGTGGTCGTTGGTTTGGCTGTGAGGGATCTGCCATGA
- a CDS encoding PilN domain-containing protein → MTVRLNLLPPELRPVEKSNKVNLVKILAMSISAAAMVVCIGVLFSGILRSYSLQKKIDETESRKEALSIQSVNLISELERLREKESLVAATLKLLHGDLPLLEIFRQIELSLPDGVWLESLRAEPGKLQINGFSYNENDVVLFATGLMESPAISQVGFPNTRRVSNEGTSLVEFRLLCTVSDFKIGEEVSP, encoded by the coding sequence ATGACCGTTCGTCTTAACCTCCTGCCTCCGGAGCTGCGTCCGGTAGAGAAGTCCAACAAGGTCAATCTGGTCAAGATCTTGGCCATGTCGATTTCCGCCGCGGCTATGGTCGTCTGTATCGGGGTCCTGTTCAGCGGTATCCTGCGTTCCTATTCGTTACAGAAAAAAATAGACGAAACCGAGAGCAGGAAAGAGGCCCTTTCCATTCAGTCGGTCAATCTCATCTCGGAACTGGAACGACTCAGAGAGAAGGAAAGTCTGGTGGCGGCGACTCTGAAGCTTTTACACGGGGATCTTCCTCTTCTGGAGATATTCAGACAGATAGAGCTTTCCTTGCCCGATGGAGTCTGGCTGGAGTCATTGAGAGCCGAGCCGGGGAAGCTTCAGATAAACGGGTTTTCCTATAACGAAAACGATGTGGTCCTGTTCGCTACCGGGTTGATGGAATCGCCGGCGATATCGCAGGTCGGCTTTCCCAATACCAGGAGGGTCTCCAACGAGGGGACAAGCTTGGTCGAGTTTCGTCTTTTATGCACGGTCTCTGATTTCAAGATCGGTGAGGAGGTATCTCCATGA
- a CDS encoding type II secretion system protein GspD: MRNKTIAFFVVLFAFVFAPGPLFSEPLPPSVLSGITPQQVGADRITVTVQGMNLPRPEVANQDGGRIDLIFKGTTVPSSRWERIYNFPLLSKVEMDHVEGGLRVRFITGEKIVLHSVKGDSPCNRVFLDFRTVSSLNREDSSKKLKEPRRIPTDGSDPFQTNKRISVDFRSVGIQDVFRMLADMMKVNIVLDPSVAEVPPLTMRFDEAPLREVFGYLMRLYGLSYAKVGKTLVIGSPEGISKVMGEEKTRVYDVAYSDVKTLPDMLGGLTTIPKEKITVDERLGRLFVKGSENQLSDFERVLQTVDDPGKQVMLRARIIEIKDEASDELETMLNAVYKHWWLSTSSSGAEGGYSYVKDPDTYDPPTGENRPGGIEFPGIEIPDIGTGGIRLLDTGLKALVTANKGKVLANPSVITVSGRKASIKLVENLKYISARDDAGNPTYSDEEVGPKLEFTPVVGRDGIISVELSISTGEVIAWKEGNQGEEFPQTSEREVVTSIRVRDGEPFVVGGLFNERHTENTTKIPILGDIPLLGEFFKSKSKTDDRTEVVMVVIPYILNVADGPIERWDL, from the coding sequence GTGAGAAATAAAACTATCGCATTCTTCGTTGTTCTATTTGCCTTTGTCTTTGCGCCGGGACCTCTTTTTTCGGAGCCTCTGCCGCCATCGGTTCTTTCCGGGATAACTCCTCAACAGGTAGGGGCCGACAGGATAACCGTGACCGTCCAGGGAATGAATCTACCCCGTCCCGAGGTGGCAAATCAGGACGGAGGACGTATAGATCTGATATTCAAGGGGACCACTGTCCCCTCGTCTCGCTGGGAGAGGATCTACAATTTTCCCCTTCTCTCCAAGGTTGAGATGGATCACGTAGAGGGCGGTTTAAGGGTCAGGTTCATCACCGGAGAGAAGATAGTTCTTCACTCAGTAAAGGGAGATTCTCCCTGTAACAGGGTTTTTCTAGATTTCAGAACTGTCTCGTCTTTGAACAGGGAGGATAGTTCCAAAAAGCTGAAGGAGCCCCGTAGGATTCCCACCGACGGAAGCGATCCGTTTCAGACGAACAAGAGGATTTCCGTCGACTTCCGTTCCGTAGGTATACAGGACGTCTTCAGGATGTTGGCGGACATGATGAAGGTGAACATCGTTCTGGATCCCTCTGTGGCGGAGGTTCCTCCTCTCACCATGAGATTCGACGAAGCCCCTCTTCGGGAGGTCTTCGGCTATCTCATGAGGCTTTACGGCCTCAGCTACGCCAAGGTGGGAAAAACCTTGGTGATAGGCTCTCCCGAGGGTATATCCAAGGTAATGGGAGAGGAGAAGACCAGAGTCTACGATGTGGCCTATTCTGACGTAAAAACTCTTCCGGACATGCTAGGAGGCCTCACAACCATACCGAAGGAAAAGATCACCGTGGACGAGAGACTGGGAAGGCTTTTCGTCAAGGGGTCGGAGAATCAGCTCTCCGATTTCGAGAGGGTGCTTCAGACCGTGGACGATCCAGGCAAGCAGGTCATGCTTCGTGCTAGGATAATAGAGATAAAAGACGAGGCTTCCGACGAACTCGAGACGATGCTCAACGCGGTCTACAAGCATTGGTGGCTGAGTACCAGTTCCTCCGGAGCCGAGGGTGGCTATTCTTACGTGAAGGACCCCGATACCTACGATCCTCCTACCGGAGAGAACCGACCTGGAGGTATAGAGTTTCCCGGCATAGAGATACCCGATATAGGAACTGGAGGCATTCGCCTTCTCGATACGGGACTCAAGGCTCTGGTCACGGCCAACAAAGGCAAGGTGTTGGCCAATCCTTCGGTTATAACGGTCAGTGGTCGGAAGGCGTCTATAAAGTTGGTCGAAAACCTGAAGTATATCTCCGCCAGAGACGATGCCGGGAACCCAACCTACAGCGACGAGGAGGTAGGTCCAAAGCTGGAGTTTACACCCGTGGTCGGAAGGGACGGTATTATCTCGGTGGAGCTCTCCATCTCGACTGGAGAGGTCATAGCCTGGAAGGAAGGTAACCAGGGAGAAGAATTTCCCCAGACCAGCGAGAGAGAGGTGGTTACCTCCATAAGGGTGAGAGACGGGGAGCCCTTCGTGGTCGGAGGGTTGTTCAACGAGAGACATACGGAAAACACCACCAAGATCCCTATACTGGGGGATATCCCTCTGCTGGGAGAGTTCTTCAAGTCCAAGAGCAAGACGGACGACAGAACGGAGGTCGTCATGGTTGTGATTCCCTATATATTGAACGTCGCCGACGGCCCTATAGAACGATGGGACCTTTGA
- the efp gene encoding elongation factor P → MAQVVDTSKFYPGIKILWQEGMWEVVEFQHHKMGRGGAVVKTKLRNLDTGSIIENAFRSGEKFDRIVFEEKPAQFLYQDGDSYVFMDMVSYDQIYLSTEVLGKAIKYLTDNLEVTLEMYGERIMGIELPNSVTLKIIETSPNFKGDTASGGGKPATTETGLTVTVPMFVEVGEDIVVDTRTGAYLERAKK, encoded by the coding sequence ATGGCACAGGTAGTGGATACAAGCAAGTTTTACCCCGGCATCAAGATATTGTGGCAGGAAGGAATGTGGGAGGTCGTAGAGTTCCAGCACCATAAGATGGGAAGAGGCGGAGCGGTTGTAAAGACCAAGCTGAGAAACCTCGATACCGGATCGATCATAGAGAACGCTTTCCGCTCCGGAGAGAAATTCGATAGGATCGTCTTCGAGGAGAAGCCCGCTCAGTTTCTATACCAGGACGGAGATAGCTATGTCTTTATGGACATGGTAAGCTACGATCAGATCTATCTTTCCACCGAGGTGCTGGGCAAGGCCATCAAATACCTGACGGACAATCTCGAAGTTACTCTGGAGATGTACGGAGAGAGGATCATGGGAATAGAGCTGCCTAACAGCGTGACCCTGAAGATCATAGAGACGTCTCCTAACTTCAAGGGAGATACCGCCTCCGGCGGTGGAAAACCCGCGACTACCGAGACGGGGCTTACCGTGACGGTGCCGATGTTCGTGGAGGTCGGAGAGGATATAGTGGTAGATACCAGGACGGGGGCTTATCTGGAACGTGCTAAAAAGTAG
- a CDS encoding CD1247 N-terminal domain-containing protein: MSAREKIAYIKGLLDAGTPRDDFEMALYGAIVEALDAVVDDMDRQDESLVALTEELMDLSDYCDGLGEDLDAIEEGWLGDRVLGQEDILTAEEDEPEGVDLYRPILCPYCSTMFYYRPDLCDENDTVQCPNCRRTFAPSEVELEEE; the protein is encoded by the coding sequence ATGAGTGCGAGGGAAAAGATAGCCTATATCAAGGGATTGCTCGATGCGGGAACGCCGAGGGACGATTTTGAAATGGCCCTGTACGGTGCTATCGTGGAGGCCCTCGACGCCGTAGTGGACGACATGGATCGGCAAGATGAATCCTTGGTGGCCTTGACGGAAGAACTGATGGATCTCTCCGATTACTGTGATGGTCTAGGCGAGGATCTGGACGCCATCGAGGAGGGATGGTTGGGCGATCGGGTATTGGGCCAGGAGGACATCCTCACGGCGGAGGAAGACGAACCGGAAGGGGTCGACCTCTATCGGCCGATACTTTGTCCCTACTGTTCCACCATGTTCTACTACAGACCGGACCTATGCGATGAAAACGATACAGTCCAATGTCCCAACTGCAGAAGGACCTTTGCGCCTTCCGAGGTCGAGCTCGAGGAGGAATGA
- a CDS encoding Asp23/Gls24 family envelope stress response protein, whose translation MDDMNHTVVETEKTEIVDVESAVAEAEGELPGDVAGKVHISEDVITELARQALQKVTGIQPASSGIASKLGLGRKVTEGVKVYVDEGENPSISVDAFLMVKYGLRIPDLAWDVQETVKNELEGMTGYAVNYVNIYVQGVYFDEPKVDESSGEVVEPAESTEEEPRDDNEAIDERSETQSKDQE comes from the coding sequence ATGGATGATATGAATCACACTGTGGTCGAGACGGAAAAGACGGAGATCGTCGACGTAGAGAGCGCCGTTGCCGAGGCGGAAGGCGAACTTCCGGGAGATGTGGCCGGGAAGGTCCATATATCCGAGGATGTCATAACGGAGCTTGCCAGACAGGCTCTACAGAAGGTCACCGGAATTCAACCGGCAAGCTCCGGAATTGCTTCCAAGCTTGGGTTGGGGCGAAAGGTGACCGAGGGAGTAAAGGTCTACGTCGACGAGGGAGAGAATCCGTCCATCTCGGTCGACGCTTTTCTCATGGTGAAATACGGTCTTCGAATTCCCGACTTAGCCTGGGACGTCCAGGAGACAGTAAAGAACGAGCTGGAGGGGATGACCGGTTACGCCGTCAATTATGTGAACATATACGTTCAAGGAGTGTACTTCGACGAACCGAAAGTCGACGAGTCCTCCGGGGAAGTCGTCGAGCCAGCGGAGTCTACGGAAGAAGAACCCCGAGATGATAACGAGGCGATAGACGAGCGTTCCGAGACGCAATCAAAGGACCAGGAATAG
- the nusB gene encoding transcription antitermination factor NusB, giving the protein MKVGRGHYKKHRAREVALQLLYSMDVTKKHDAEKALNDFSFEDEIDIEEAVRALLLGVMDHLEEIDNLINVNVVGWRGDRMVAVDHAAIRLAVYEGLIARVVPVPVAISEAVELVKVFGTDESGRFVNGALARIFRAVPEDDE; this is encoded by the coding sequence TTGAAGGTCGGACGAGGTCATTATAAAAAACATCGGGCCCGGGAAGTGGCTCTTCAGCTTCTCTATTCCATGGACGTGACTAAAAAACACGATGCCGAGAAAGCGTTGAACGATTTTTCCTTCGAGGATGAGATCGACATCGAGGAGGCCGTCAGAGCCCTCTTATTGGGGGTTATGGACCATCTGGAAGAGATAGACAATCTCATAAACGTCAACGTCGTGGGGTGGAGGGGAGACCGTATGGTCGCAGTGGATCATGCGGCCATACGGTTGGCCGTTTACGAAGGCCTGATAGCCCGTGTTGTCCCCGTCCCAGTGGCCATATCCGAGGCAGTGGAGCTGGTCAAGGTCTTCGGTACCGACGAATCCGGTCGGTTCGTGAACGGAGCTCTGGCCAGAATATTCCGCGCCGTTCCGGAAGACGATGAGTGA